From one Triticum aestivum cultivar Chinese Spring chromosome 4B, IWGSC CS RefSeq v2.1, whole genome shotgun sequence genomic stretch:
- the LOC123090774 gene encoding uncharacterized protein: MKARQLVNVVMRRYGMGSSHYSVSRIKPEEQLFFPSTKEAREASSTGTGEMETISRMPAAPSLSLVRSAVLVERLDFLPFYERKILCVDAQGRTVLYDADADADAGLLHPLPSLRGPKGPNPISFSILDREPLDPRRADVLYVMPRCPRRYDYYSFEALMYSDPSNGRKGWRWHRLPPPPASANGCHALVDKDGGGDPILVVSSADGTHCFHTFTNTWFEAGGWRLPFAGRAHRVAELDNLWFGIARAWPYDLCAMDLYPLCGGLCPEAEAPRLAYSWGDHLSLPDDWEMMDCSMVYLGGGRFCVAKIFEFCHGDDDRKGMGVISGLEVVRQGEPSKLVMVKHKSKLYKFTRDEIQCIL; this comes from the coding sequence atgaaggcacGGCAGTTGGTGAACGTGGTGATGCGGAGGTACGGCATGGGCAGCAGCCACTATTCGGTGAGCCGCATCAAGCCCGAGGAGCAGCTCTTCTTCCCATCAACCAAGGAGGCGCGGGAAGCATCCAGCACGGGGACGGGGGAGATGGAGACCATCTCCAGGATGCCCGCCGCGCCCAGCCTGAGCCTCGTACGCTCGGCGGTTCTGGTGGAGAGGCTGGATTTCCTCCCTTTCTACGAGCGCAAGATCCTCTGCGTCGACGCCCAGGGCCGCACCGTCCTatacgacgccgacgccgacgccgacgccggccTCCTCCATCCGCTGCCCTCCCTCAGGGGTCCCAAGGGGCCCAACCCCATCTCCTTCTCCATCCTCGACAGGGAGCCTCTGGACCCGCGGCGGGCCGACGTCCTGTACGTCATGCCCAGGTGCCCTCGGCGCTACGACTACTACAGCTTCGAGGCCCTCATGTACAGCGACCCCTCCAACGGCAGGAAAGGCTGGCGGTGGCACCGCCTCCCGCCTCCGCCCGCCTCCGCCAACGGCTGCCACGCGCTCGTCgacaaggacggcggcggcgacccCATCCTCGTCGTCTCCTCCGCCGACGGCACCCACTGCTTCCACACCTTCACCAACACCTGGTTCGAGGCTGGAGGCTGGAGGCTGCCGTTCGCAGGCCGTGCCCACCGTGTTGCTGAGCTCGACAACCTCTGGTTTGGCATCGCCCGCGCCTGGCCCTACGACCTTTGCGCCATGGACCTCTACCCCCTCTGCGGCGGCCTATGCCCCGAGGCCGAGGCTCCGCGGCTGGCCTACAGCTGGGGAGACCACCTTAGCCTGCCGGACGACTGGGAGATGATGGACTGCAGCATGGTGTACCTGGGCGGCGGCAGGTTCTGCGTCGCCAAAATCTTTGAATTCTGCCACGGCGATGATGACCGCAAGGGGATGGGTGTCATCTCTGGCTTGGAGGTGGTGCGCCAAGGGGAGCCATCCAAACTCGTCATGGTCAAGCACAAGTCCAAGCTCTACAAGTTTACCAGGGATGAGATCCAGTGTATCCTCTAG